The Brachyspira suanatina genomic sequence GTTATCAAAATCTTTATTTAATGTCATTCCTACCGCTTCAGCATTAGGTGTTCAGTTTGAAGATATAGGAGCTGCTATTGCCGTAATGACTGCCCAAGGTACGCCTACTTCTGTGGCCACAACACAGATTAGGCAGGCTTTAGTAGAGCTTAATAAAGAAGGCAGCACCACAGATAAAGCGTTTAGAGAAATAGCAGGAACTAGCTTTAAAGAGTTTATCGAACAAGGCGGTACACTTCAGGAAGCTCTGCAAATGCTTGCTGAAAAAGCTGCTAAAAGTGGAAAAGATGTTTCTAGTATGTTCAGCAGCGTTGAGTCAGGAAATGCTGCTTTGGCATTATCTGGAAAGAA encodes the following:
- a CDS encoding phage tail tape measure protein; the encoded protein is ETSVDGLTSVTNAYGTEVLNVNRASDIMFQTVKLGKTDFTQLSKSLFNVIPTASALGVQFEDIGAAIAVMTAQGTPTSVATTQIRQALVELNKEGSTTDKAFREIAGTSFKEFIEQGGTLQEALQMLAEKAAKSGKDVSSMFSSVESGNAALALSGK